One Candidatus Hydrogenedentota bacterium genomic window, GGCTACCGAACGCCAAATGAAGTCTTCTATTCCCAACGAAAAGAACAGCATGTTGCACTTAGAGCTTGAATCCAGGCGGGCGCGCCACCCAAAAAAGGGAAGCGCCCGGGGGCGCTTCCCTTGAATTTGCGTTCTAAGCGAATCAGGCTCCGGGCGCGGAACTGAACTCGCCAGTCTTGCCTTCCTTATCCTTGTATTCGTCGGCCGTGTCCAGAGGCTCTTTGCCCTCTTCGATAAGGGGCCACTCCGCGGCATACTTCTTGTTCAATTCGACGAAGCTGCTCCACTTCTCGGGCACTTCATCTTCGGAGAAGATCGCCGTTACCGGGCACTCATC contains:
- a CDS encoding ferredoxin family protein, with protein sequence MAFVVTEPCIKCKYTDCVDVCPVACFHEGENMLVIDPEECIDCGVCVDECPVTAIFSEDEVPEKWSSFVELNKKYAAEWPLIEEGKEPLDTADEYKDKEGKTGEFSSAPGA